The nucleotide sequence atggcgggaatagtgtgtaccctcgtggctggaatgtggccggatttgaggtgtgctgtattctcgggtggcgcggacccgttcttgttttagaggacctaagggtaggttggtatatgtaggtcggggacctgcatatgtcgtgtggtctggaatccccagctgggtttataatcggttcgaatcgtcgttgctcctcggttatggagactcacttctctgttcatcatcgtagtataataactggaacttgagaaaggtttgcaaaagagattgatatgaagttcatgatctcattatggatcatggcagattcatatgtggtacttataaagttttacatgttaaagtaaagaattttgttaaagagcttttaagcaaaagaactttgattattgctaaagccataccttgaatccctgagcctgcattcttgagtcttctcaatttttatttcggttaagtcttgttgagtacttttgtactcagggttcgttgacccttgttgcaggtgagcctcatgagcaggtctgttttggaccgtgttgcatgacggttgttcgatccgatgatgataagtaaatttgtggcccttgggcagggcagtttaattgcgtgttttgtattacgttataatgccactccactactacggtttggaatattaattgaacttagtttataaggtttgaaactacggttttgtaaattaagttattgtaagacttccgctatattactctgatgtatctatttgaataaactgttgtaatactgcaatgactctgtaatgggatcctgctcggaaatcgtggatgattcggggttccacggggacacccgacaatcttcttaagttactaggaacatatgcatagtcgtcagaggttgttggacagtgacaggtgcatgtgggtcctataatttaggaggttctgccacacttatggtaagcactccacgtgggagagtgtgacttgcgggtcaccagtagcaagaggaccggcgacaACCTTGGAGTTTGTCTcaacgaggacgtagcgtgttggcaagcacatgaatctCGAGAGataaatcaccgtgtcaacattgttctttccgttggtttgcaatccctttacacaagcttgtaattactttcatatacattgtgcttgtgtagttgctcttgtaattagttagcttgtgtagctcactagttaccttcttgattgagtagcatagaagtagctctcttgcgtgactaatttggtttgtgtaacattgttagtcacattgcttagtttgtgtagctaagtatttgcgctctctaatttggcatcggttgccttgttattgagcattgctagtgagcttaggagctttgtgcttttgcttactagaattgtgtaggagctccccagtgtgcaaaatactagtggcataggtttgtgtgaccttactcctagaattggataggtcagctatagctagcccggcacctttagttgcctaattaggatctttataaggtgcttgtgaacttagatagaggggtgtagtcttggctaaaccgatagttttaattccacatttgtttcggtaagccggcgtgattaattttagaaaggactattcacccccctctagtccgccatctcgacccgaCACCCACCCACCCCCATAATTGGTGTGAGGTGTTCCCTAATTCTCTACAATTAGCACCTCCTAACCACAACCATCGTCGAGGCCCTCTCCGCTAGACCCTTAAATGCTAACGCATGGTTGGGGCCCTCTACCTAGAACATCCAGTATTGGTAATACTGGCATGTGCCTTCATCCACGACGTGTTCCTGTGGCAAACCCGAAGCATCCTTCATCCATGATAGTTTGAGTGCATCACCATTTTCGTCTATGTCCTCAATGGCCCTGACTACGTCGTCCTCGGCATTGCCTTCTTCCACGACGACTACCTCGACGACATTAGTTACCTTGACTACTATGCTAACCACGACTATCTATCATGCTTACTTCGACCCATGCTCAGCTACCTCGACGTTGGCACAAAGGGCTACCGCCTTGCTTGAGCACTCCGGCCACAACATCTGCGACACATCAACCATTTGACTACAAGGGGGATGTCAGTTTGTCAGCTTACTACCTTCAGCTTCTTCTCCACTCTCCTCATCTGCGCCACTCCCGTTGTGACTGCAGGGGTTGTTAGAGTATTGGGATATCTCCAAATATGGTAGATTATGATCATGTAATCCTGACTTGCCTTATCTCTAATGTTGCTTCTTGCCTCCAAGCAATATACTCATATATAGTCTGCCCATGGGGCTCAGCAATACAAATCAACTATTGCACCAATTATCTCCCTCCGAAACCCACCACATAGATCTTCGTTACacttgatttcttttgcttttgttTTAGACTTTGGTGTTTAATTCCTGCCCCCTGTCGGTTCCTTTTTTTAATAGAATGTTTTTTTCTCGAATGCGCAAAAGATTTGGGCATCATTTTAATTAAGGTGGAAGAGTTTAACACAAACGACACACCGTTGACGAGCGCCCTAGGAGGTCTAACAGTCGTAGGCTGGACCGTCCTGACTTACAGAATTAAATTTCGATATTACACAAAAGGTAGACATGGTCATCATTTTAACAGAATGTTCCTGATGATTCCTAACATGGGCATGCAGATTTTTAGCCTGCAGTAACTTTTTTCGGTTTGAAACTGTAGCCTTCCATATTTGATCCTTATTGCCATCATACAATGTTCTGTTACATGGAGTCAGATATCCAcgcaaacagtgtttttcagtcagtttcagcaagccgaacggagccaaAATATATGCTATTTTCTGGTGAAGATTTTGTATTTGTATAGATGTAGGACAGTAGTTGAGTTTCAACAACAATCTGGGAGAGTTGACCAATGCACATACAACATGGACACTTCCAAGCCTCTGCATTCCAATGGGAAAAGTTTTTGCTTTTTACAAATTATAACTAGAGTAATAGAATATAaagaaaaaatacaaaaaaatctTACATTAGAAATTGGAAATATTGCTCTATGGTCTTATTCTACCAACAGTTACATAACCTGTAGATGTAGTAATGTACCGTGCCTAGACTAGGTTGTGCTCTTTTTTTAATCTTTGTACAGTTGAGCTGATTGAGATCTGCTTCGATTTCTGACAGGATGCAGCATCAGTTGCTTCACTTTGTAGTATTTACATATTCTACTGGGAAACAACTGCTGAATACTTCTTGCCTCAGACCGTCTCCAATGGTATCATCTCGGCCCAGAAAGTTCCACTGCTTGCACCAGCAGCGACGAGTCATCCGTCAGGTCAGAGTGGCAGCGGCTGAAGGAGAACTCGGGCACCTTGAATTTGTGTGACTCAGCGTGTTGTGACGCCTCCCACCGCTCTGCAAGCCCATCGCCTTCCAGCATCCTGACCACCTCTGACATTTTGGGCCTGTGACCAGGGAGAAACTGAGTACATAGCAGTGCCACTTgcaccatctcctccagctcaatGCGGTCATATTTGCTCCCCAGGCCCTTGTCGACAAGTATGTCCAGCTGCTTCTCTTGGTGCATCTTCTTCACCTGAACAGCATCAGTGTCCGTTAGCTCAGGTATGATCATATGCCAGGCCTTCTCTATTAAGGGGAATTCCTAACGTTGGGAGGGTACTTATTATTTATTAGTTTACTTGCTAGTAAACTACTCCCTGAACAGCATCAATGTCCCTTTGGGAGTAGCTAGTAAACCTCTAACTAGCTTGTCTATATAATTGGAATTCCTCCCAAGGGTCAGAGACTAGAATGGGGCATTGGCAGGTCAAAGAATAAAAGAACAAGTTATGTAGACCATATTAAACTGATATTGCATTAACTTACCCAGTCTAACATGGCTCCCTTCTGATTTGATGACTTCCCAAACTCCAGTGCCGTCTGACCGGTGATCAGCTCCAGCAGCAGGATTCCAAAACCAAAGACATCTGTTTTCTCAGATGACTGGCCGGTGGAGAGGTACTCAGGAGCGATGTGACCGACAGTTCCCCGCACAGCTGTGGTGACATGTGATTCACGGTGGTCTAGGAGCTTTGCAAGCCCAAAGTCCCCGACAATTGCTTCGCAACAGTCATCTAGCAGTATGTTTGCTGCCTTAACGTCTCTGTGGATGATCTTGGGATCACACTGCTCGTGCAGGTACAGTAGACCTCGTGCTGCCCCAAGTGCTATCCTCTTTCTAGTGATCCAGTCCAGTGGTGGATTCCCTGTAGTTTAAGTTGGTGAAAAAAAGTTAATGTTTTGGTTATAAGGGAATCATATTCTTTGTTCTAATATTCTGCCCAAAGGAGAGGAAATGGAAACAGAACGAAAAAATCAAATTCCAAATCTTCTTTTGTTCTGCTTCTCAGCTTGGGTAGGTTCTGCCTTCAATTATATCAGGCAGTCACATTGTTTGGGAATAAAATCAAGCAGTCATGTTTAATTCCATATACATTTACTTGAGGAAATTTAATCTTCAACAAAGAAAGGCGCGTGACACTGGTGACTAGTGCATTCATAACTTGAAAAACTGCTTACCTTTTAGGCGCAATGCGACACTCCCATTCGACATGTATGGATAGACCAGTAGCCTCTCACTGGCGGTCATGCAGAATCCATAGAGTCTCAGGAGGTTCCTGTGCACTGCCAAGCTGATCATCTCGACTTCAGTCTGAAACTGTGCTTCCCCGCCTGCAGCATTACCATCTTTGAGCCTCTTGACGGCTACAAGACTTCCATCTGGGAGCTGTGCTCGGTAAACGATACCAAACCCGCCTTTTCCTAATATGTTCTTGCTGCTGAAGTTTTCTGTTGCAGCCTGGAGCTCTCTGAATTGAAACCGCTTCATATTTCCGAGGTTGACGTTCTCTATGTGCTGGTCTGCAGTAGCCAATACAGTAAGATGAAGATCAAACACTGACCATCAAGATTCACGATCAAGGTACTGAGTTCATGAATTGATTAGTAACTTAAGCATTTTACTTACCATCAATGTTGAAAAGAGTCTTCCGGTTTCGCCTACACCTCCACCAGAATAGCAAACCAACGGCAAGGAAAACGAGGCTGATGAAGCCAGTTGTAGCACCAAATGCAATTGCAACTTTATAGCTCTTTGCTTTCGCAGGCACCAGAGTTCCTTTAGATAAAAGCTGTCATTAGATCAATTTGCTATCTACAAAATTATACTTGAATCTGTGAGATAATTGAGCACAAGTGTCCTTAATACAATTGCTAGCATCATGAACTGATTGACTCTGCATACCCTGTGTGTTATTCAGGCCGTAAGACATTGGCATAGGTAAAGACCCATAACAATCTTGTTCCATGGTTGCTGCACAGATCAGTGGATTCCCTACAATGCTGCAAGAGAATCGTGTGAATATTTTTATTCCTGGTAACTCAAAGTTTGAAGGTAAATATGTTTCAGTGGAAGTGGAAATTTTGGTCAAGATAAGTAACAGAAGGCTATAGCCTTACTTGAAAGTCCTTGTCAGGGACCCTGGGATTGGACCACTCAAATTATTGTAGGACAGATCCCTGAAAGAATGCAAGTTAACAGTGATCAATGGTCACCACAGAGTCAACACAGGACACATATCACGGAACAGCAAAACAAGCAATGAGTACTCACAGGAAAATAAGGTGTGATAAATTAGCTGATGATGAAGGGAAGGCACCAGACAATGTGTTGTTGTTAAGCCTCCTAGTAAGAGCACAATGTTGGAGTAATTAAAAGTAAGAATAGACACTTCGTGTCTCCTGAGGAACAACAGGACATGAATAGAAAACCTCAATAGCATTCAAGACAAGTACGGTGGAACAGAAGTCCAACTGTTCAAAGCTAGTACAGTGGAGCAGAATTGCACTCACAGATACTGAAGGCTTTCAAGGTGGCCCACAGAGCTTGGGATTTCACCAGAGAGGTGGTTGCAGGACAGGTCAAGCGTTTTGAGCTTTCTTAGCTTGCCAATCTCTGCTGGGATTAACCCGTTTATGTTGTTGTTCTGCAGAAGACTATAAAGAACACATAGAGAACCAAAATGAGATCTCTTCTTGCCCCAAGAAACATAGTAAATGTAGAAATTTGGCTAAGCTAACCATGGCAGCAAAGCTTACACTGTCTCAAGGTTGGTCAAATTCCCTATACTTGGGAAGAGAATGCCAGAAAGGTTCTGGCTTGGTGCTTCTCTGCCAAATGGAAATAGCCAGAGAAACGATAAGATGCAGAGGAAACATTGATTGAGCTGAAGCGCGCACGCACAAAAAGGGGTAGGTGACTTGCTTACAAGCCGGTGACAAGATTCTCTGGAGAGCAAGTGACCATGGTCCAGCTGCAAGGATCCACAGAGTCTTGGTCCCAGTTCTTTAGCACACCATGAGGATCCTTGAGGTAGTTCTTGATCATCATGAGAGCTTGAACTGCAAACAAAAGAGAGACTGTCACTACAACAATGTAGCAAAACGGGAAAAAAATGAAGAACCAATTAGAGAGTTGTTTGATTTGAGAGAATCACATGGATGATTATAAGGACCAATGAAAGAGAACAAACACAAAATAAACAAGATATCTCTTGACATTGACCTTCATAGTTTACACCCTTGGGGGAGAGGAGGCCGCTTGCTGGCCCGCAAGAGCAGAAGAGCAGGAGTAGCACCAGGACCAGGGAGGAAGCAGCAAGAACCACCCCCATTGCCAAGGCAGCGCAAGAGCGTGGCCTCCTCGGCAACGAGTTCAGGAGCTTGCTCCGTGTTCAaacatggaagcaagggtgaggCCAAGGCGAGGAAGAATCATGCAGCCTTTCTCTTCCCACAGAACCAAATTGCCAGTGGCAGTGGAAGCCTGGAAGGGGTGCGGGATGCGGGATGCCTCTGCTTTGAGAAGCTGTCAGTATAGCATGCAAATGACACAAAAGAAGATGCCTGTGCTCTGGCCGCAAGCAAGCAGAAGCACAAAAGGATGGGGCGAGGCTGCGAGGGCCgagggggggtgggggtgggggggggggggggggggggggggggggggggggacatgcCTGCCACCTGAGCCTGCTTGGaatagaaaattactacagcaaaGGAGGCAAGAAaattcctcctccctctcccctctctctctcttcctcctttTTATGTTCTTGGGGCCTGTGAAGAACGAAACCAG is from Miscanthus floridulus cultivar M001 chromosome 7, ASM1932011v1, whole genome shotgun sequence and encodes:
- the LOC136464366 gene encoding LRR receptor kinase SERL2-like — its product is MGVVLAASSLVLVLLLLFCSCGPASGLLSPKGVNYEVQALMMIKNYLKDPHGVLKNWDQDSVDPCSWTMVTCSPENLVTGLEAPSQNLSGILFPSIGNLTNLETVLLQNNNINGLIPAEIGKLRKLKTLDLSCNHLSGEIPSSVGHLESLQYLRLNNNTLSGAFPSSSANLSHLIFLDLSYNNLSGPIPGSLTRTFNIVGNPLICAATMEQDCYGSLPMPMSYGLNNTQGTLVPAKAKSYKVAIAFGATTGFISLVFLAVGLLFWWRCRRNRKTLFNIDDQHIENVNLGNMKRFQFRELQAATENFSSKNILGKGGFGIVYRAQLPDGSLVAVKRLKDGNAAGGEAQFQTEVEMISLAVHRNLLRLYGFCMTASERLLVYPYMSNGSVALRLKGNPPLDWITRKRIALGAARGLLYLHEQCDPKIIHRDVKAANILLDDCCEAIVGDFGLAKLLDHRESHVTTAVRGTVGHIAPEYLSTGQSSEKTDVFGFGILLLELITGQTALEFGKSSNQKGAMLDWVKKMHQEKQLDILVDKGLGSKYDRIELEEMVQVALLCTQFLPGHRPKMSEVVRMLEGDGLAERWEASQHAESHKFKVPEFSFSRCHSDLTDDSSLLVQAVELSGPR